The genome window AGGATCGCCGACAACTCGTTCAACGCCTGGGTATAGACGTCGCGCTTGAACTCAATAACAGCGTCCAGGGGAACCCAATACTGGCTCCAGCGCCAGGCGTCGAATTCCGGATGCTGCGTCGCTCGCAAGCAAACATCACTGTCACGTCCTACCAGGCGCAACAAGAACCAAATCTGTTTTTGTCCTTTATAGTGGCCACGCCACTCACGCCGGACGAAGTGATCGGGCACGTTATAACGTAACCAATCTCGTGTACGCCCCAAAATACGGACATGCTCGGGCTTTAGGCCCACCTCTTCATGGAGTTCGCGATACATGGCCTGCACCGGGCTTTCGCCATACTTGATGCCGCCCTGGGGGAACTGCCATGCATGTTCCCTGATACGCTTACCCCAAAAGACCTCGTTTCGACTGTTGACGAGAATGATGCCGACATTGGGGCGGTAGCCTTCGCGGTCAAGCATGGGCCACCCCCACCGAATTCAATACAATTACAGTCGATTATACGTATCTGCTGCCACCTTTAAACATGCGCGCATCCAACTACCACATCAACACCCTCAAAGAAGCCCCTTCCGAAGCCGAAGTCGCCAGCCATCAGCTGATGACCCGGGCCGGGATGATCCGCAAACTCGCGGGCGGCATCTACACCTACATGCCTCTGGGCCTGAAGATCATCCGCAAGGTCGAGGCGATCGTCCGGGAGGAAATGAACTCCTCTGGCGCCATCGAACTGCTGATGCCAGTGGTTCAGCCCGCCGAGCTCTGGCAGGAATCGGGCCGCTGGGAGCAATATGGCGCCGAGCTGCTGCGCATCAAGGACCGCCACCAGCGCGATTTCGTGTTGCAGCCGACGTCCGAAGAAGTCATCACCGACATCGCGCGCAACGAAATTCACAGCTATCGCCAGTTGCCGCTGAATTTCTATCACATTCAGACCAAGTTCCGGGATGAACGCCGCCCGCGCTTTGGCCTGATGCGCGGTCGCGAATTCACGATGAAGGACGCGTACTCCTTCGACCGCGACGAAGCCGGCGCGCTGCGCAGCTACGACAATATGTTCGCCGCCTACATGCGCATTTTCGGGCGTCTGGGCCTGCAATTCCGCGCCGTTTCGGCCGATACCGGCTCGATTGGCGGCACCCGCAGCCATGAATTCCAGGTGATTGCGGACACGGGCGAAGACCTGCTGGTCTACAACGCCGAGACCGACTACGCCGCCAACATCGAACTGGCGGAAGCCGTTTCGCTGTACCCGGCCCGTGGCGAAGCCACCCAGGCCATGGCCGATGTGGCCACCCCCGGCGCCGCCAAGTGCGAAGACGTGGCCAAGCTGCTGGGCCTGCCGTTGGAAAAAACGATCAAGTCCATCGTCCTGGCCACCGACGGCGACAAGGGCAAAGTCGATATCTGGCTGCTGCTCTTGCGCGGCGACCATGAATTGAACGAAATCAAGGCCGGCAAACTGCCCGGTCTGGCAGGCTTCCGTTTTGCCTCCGAAAGCGAGATCGTCGAGTATTT of Achromobacter seleniivolatilans contains these proteins:
- a CDS encoding proline--tRNA ligase, with the translated sequence MRASNYHINTLKEAPSEAEVASHQLMTRAGMIRKLAGGIYTYMPLGLKIIRKVEAIVREEMNSSGAIELLMPVVQPAELWQESGRWEQYGAELLRIKDRHQRDFVLQPTSEEVITDIARNEIHSYRQLPLNFYHIQTKFRDERRPRFGLMRGREFTMKDAYSFDRDEAGALRSYDNMFAAYMRIFGRLGLQFRAVSADTGSIGGTRSHEFQVIADTGEDLLVYNAETDYAANIELAEAVSLYPARGEATQAMADVATPGAAKCEDVAKLLGLPLEKTIKSIVLATDGDKGKVDIWLLLLRGDHELNEIKAGKLPGLAGFRFASESEIVEYFGCKPGYLGPVKTVKPVHVIADRTVANMADFVCGANKEDFHTQGVNWGRDLPEPELVADLRNVVAGDPSPDGKGTLSIQRGIEVGHVFYLGKKYSEALKATFLDETGKPAVLEMGCYGIGVTRIVGAAIEQNHDARGIIWPRAIAPFEVVICPVGWGKSETVRDTALKLYESLLARGVDVILDDRDARPGVMFAEWELIGAPLRVTVGERGLNDGVVELQARRETEAAKIPVESALEAVLTKLDTL
- a CDS encoding RNA pyrophosphohydrolase → MLDREGYRPNVGIILVNSRNEVFWGKRIREHAWQFPQGGIKYGESPVQAMYRELHEEVGLKPEHVRILGRTRDWLRYNVPDHFVRREWRGHYKGQKQIWFLLRLVGRDSDVCLRATQHPEFDAWRWSQYWVPLDAVIEFKRDVYTQALNELSAILFRRHHETRYLRQRVHGQRGAENLPEGTDGHAHIVG